The region TGACGACGGCGCTGCAACGCGCGGGCTGAGAAAAACGAAAAATTGGCGGGACAGGCGAAAGCCGAGGTGCAAAGCCCCGGTCTTTTTTATGCCCAATCATTCGCCAAAAGTTTTTCAGTGGACCCTAAATTAGCAATGCGAATTTGAGAGTTGTGCGCACAGCGCGCGCTGTGTGTATAACCGACGGAACAAGCCGCGGATTTGGCGATTCGAATTCGGGAGCTATATTTTTCTTGAGTCGTAGGCCCAGTGCAGAAGGGCTTGTCTCTGACGGGGGCGGCAGAATATGTTGCCCCGCTCGCAGTTTTTCCTGACTTGCGCGATATGGCGCGTCATGGCCTTCCAGCGCGCAATCTGGCGGTCATCCTCGCCTTCAAGCCTGCGGCCCATGTAATAACGGCAATACCACTGGAACCAGCCGCGCGGATCGTGTTTTTCGTTAATCCAGCCGTTGGCACGCCATACGGAAAGCGGCTGGCTGGCGTTTACCCCGAAAAAATTCAGCTTCGGCAAATGCCGTTTTATTTCCGGCGGGGCGAATTTAGCGCCGGCAAACCATTCCCGCGGGAACTCCGCCGCGCAGTCGCGCATATAAACCCCGCCGAATATGCCAAGCGCAAGCATTTCGCCGGGTGTCAGCTCCGGCCTGAAATCCGGGCGGAAATTGCGGCCGGCAGGCTCGGAAAGCTCATAGACATAGCCTTTCTGCATTTTGTCGCTGACGATTATTTTCTTATGCCGGATAGCCATATTCCTTTCCAACTAATCTGTGAAAATCTGTGATCCGGCTGTGGATACCCTGCCGTTGAATTATACGGGTAAATCTCCCGCCGGGAATAACTTAACCTGAAAGTTTCAGTTGGTGCGAGGACCGAGGCGAAAAAGCGCGAGATAATGCCGAACAAAATTATCCGCGCGTGCTTCACAGCACGAAAGGATAATTTTGTGAAGGCAGTATGAAGCGATTTTTCGCCGAATCCCGCAATCCAACTGAAACATTCAGGTTTATGCGCTACCGCTGGAAGCGGCCATGCTGCTTCCGAGGCGGCTGACGATGCCCCCCGCCGCCCAGCACCTGCCTTTGCCCGCCGATGGAGCGAATCTCCAGCCGGCCAGCCGGCGGCTGGCCCGCTTTTACGGGCGGCTTCTCCTGCGAATGGCGGTTGCCGCGGTTTGCCGCGAAATCCGCATGCCTGCGGCCTCTTTCACGGGCGGCATTATTCCGGGACGGCTTGAAATGCTTCCCGCCCGCATGCTGCGGCTGCTGCTGCGGATGGCGCTGAAGCTGATGCGCGGGAATGTCCGGATTTGTGGAGATTGGCAGCGTCGCGCGTATCAACCGCTCTATCGCGCGGACATCCGCCCCCTGGTCCGGGGCGGCAAAGGAAATGGCATGTCCGGGATGGCCCGCCCTTCCCGTGCGCCCGATGCGGTGCACATAGTTTTCGGTGTCGTCCGGCAGGTCGTAATTCACCACCAGTTCTATGCCTGTCACGTCTATCCCGCGGGCCGCGATATCGGTGGCCACAAGCACGCGGTATTTTCCGGTCTTGAACCCCTCAAGGGCTTCCTTGCGCTGGGACAGGGACCGGTTGGAATGTATCTCCGCCGCGCTGCAGCCGAAGTTGTTAATCGCCCTGGCGATGGATTTGGCGTTGTGCTTGGTGCGCGCAAACAGCAGCACGCTGCCGCCGTATTGGTCCAGCAGTTTGCAGAGCAGGTTGAATTTGTCCGGCTTGGCCACCACAAAAAGCTCCTGCGCCACCGTCTCGGCGGCGGTTCCCTGCCGCGCCACCTCAACCCGCACGGGCAGTTGCATATAGGCCCTGGCGATATTCATAATCGTTTCCGGCATCGTAGCCGAAAAAAGCATGGTGTGCCGCTGCTTGGGAACGGATTGCAATATGCGCTTTATCTGGGGCGCGAACCCCATGTCCAGCATACGGTCGGCTTCATCAAGCACAAGCATTTTCACGGTATCAAGCCGTATGGCGTGCTGGGCTATATGGTCCAGAAGCCGGCCCGGAGTGGCGACTATGACATTGGGATTGCGGCGCAGCGCGCTCTTTTGCCGCCCGATGGGTTCGCCGCCTATAAGAACGGCGGTGCGGATGCCGCCGCACGCGGTGAATTTCTCAAAAACGCTGTTGACCTGGATTGCCAGTTCCCGGGTCGGCACCAGCACCAGGCCGCGCCCCTGCCCGGACATAATCACCTGAAGCATCGGCACCGCGAAAGCGATTGTTTTTCCCGTTCCGGTCTGCGCGATGCCCACAAGGTCCTTGCCGCTGCAGGCGACGGGAATGGCCTGCTGCTGAATCGGCGTCGGGACGCGGAATCCCATCGCGTCAAGCGTGCTTAACAGTTTGGGCGCTATGCCGAGGTTGTAAAAATCCGGTGTATTCTTTTCGGGTGTGGTCATGGTATATTCTACATTTTATGAAGCCGCAAAAGGCCCTGTGTTGCCCTCGCCGCCGGCGGCAGGCTTGCCCCTGCCCCTATCGGCTCAAAAAACCGGGTGATGCCGCAGCTATTGCGAAACCGGCGCTATAAATATATTATGGAAACATGCCAATCGGCAGGCGTCTTATGTCGGGCAAAAGCAAAAAAAAGCGCGCGCTTTCAGCCGTAAAGCCAGCGGCAAAAGCTGCCGGCAGCAGCCGCGCGGTT is a window of Elusimicrobiales bacterium DNA encoding:
- a CDS encoding DEAD/DEAH box helicase; its protein translation is MTTPEKNTPDFYNLGIAPKLLSTLDAMGFRVPTPIQQQAIPVACSGKDLVGIAQTGTGKTIAFAVPMLQVIMSGQGRGLVLVPTRELAIQVNSVFEKFTACGGIRTAVLIGGEPIGRQKSALRRNPNVIVATPGRLLDHIAQHAIRLDTVKMLVLDEADRMLDMGFAPQIKRILQSVPKQRHTMLFSATMPETIMNIARAYMQLPVRVEVARQGTAAETVAQELFVVAKPDKFNLLCKLLDQYGGSVLLFARTKHNAKSIARAINNFGCSAAEIHSNRSLSQRKEALEGFKTGKYRVLVATDIAARGIDVTGIELVVNYDLPDDTENYVHRIGRTGRAGHPGHAISFAAPDQGADVRAIERLIRATLPISTNPDIPAHQLQRHPQQQPQHAGGKHFKPSRNNAARERGRRHADFAANRGNRHSQEKPPVKAGQPPAGRLEIRSIGGQRQVLGGGGHRQPPRKQHGRFQR